One window of Candidatus Zixiibacteriota bacterium genomic DNA carries:
- a CDS encoding acyl-CoA dehydrogenase family protein, giving the protein MDFEFNEDQLAVQSLCRDFARKNIAPDIKENDREQKFDPSILKKMAELNILGLCFPEKYGGAGMDYISLGLACEELEYVDTSARVILSVHIGLNSLTLLSWGNQFQKEKYLVPQVKGEKIATFGLTEPNAGSDVVGIQSTAVKKGGKYILNGEKMWISLADVADNFLIFAWSDQEKKRLRDHSGISCFIVERSFSGVSSGPIHGKLGIRAGNTGWIALQDVEVPEENRLGHEGEGFGIAMFCLEQGRYTVAAGSTGLIKACLDASIQYSFTRKTFQAPIAEHQLVKEMIANMEGGYQYARLLWLKAGWLRNKGLRSTRETSLAKWIACQEAEKASADAVQVHGAYGYSDEYPVERFYRNSKGASIYEGTREIHKLMQADYTLGFRVDKPRRCNLPSWPFPENV; this is encoded by the coding sequence ATGGATTTTGAATTCAATGAAGATCAACTGGCGGTGCAGTCGCTTTGCCGCGATTTTGCCCGGAAAAATATCGCCCCCGATATTAAGGAAAATGACCGGGAGCAGAAATTTGACCCATCCATTTTGAAGAAGATGGCGGAGTTGAACATTCTTGGGCTCTGTTTTCCGGAAAAATACGGCGGCGCGGGAATGGATTATATCTCGCTCGGCCTGGCCTGCGAGGAATTGGAATATGTTGACACCTCCGCCCGAGTGATTCTTTCGGTGCATATCGGGCTCAATTCGCTGACTCTTCTTTCCTGGGGCAACCAATTCCAGAAGGAAAAATATCTTGTGCCGCAGGTGAAAGGGGAGAAGATTGCCACTTTTGGCCTGACGGAACCGAACGCCGGATCTGATGTGGTCGGCATCCAGAGCACGGCTGTTAAGAAGGGGGGCAAGTATATCCTGAACGGCGAGAAAATGTGGATAAGTCTGGCCGATGTGGCCGACAATTTTCTTATTTTTGCTTGGAGCGACCAGGAGAAGAAAAGGCTTCGCGACCACAGCGGGATAAGCTGCTTTATAGTCGAGCGCTCGTTTTCCGGTGTAAGCAGCGGCCCCATTCATGGTAAGCTTGGAATCCGGGCCGGCAATACCGGCTGGATCGCGCTGCAGGATGTGGAAGTCCCCGAGGAAAATCGTCTGGGCCATGAGGGTGAGGGATTTGGAATTGCCATGTTTTGTTTGGAGCAGGGACGGTACACGGTGGCGGCCGGATCAACCGGACTGATAAAGGCCTGTCTTGATGCCTCTATCCAATACTCGTTCACGCGGAAAACATTTCAAGCGCCGATTGCGGAGCACCAGTTGGTAAAAGAGATGATAGCCAATATGGAAGGGGGTTACCAATATGCCCGTCTTCTCTGGCTTAAAGCCGGCTGGCTAAGGAATAAAGGGTTGCGAAGCACAAGAGAAACTTCGCTGGCCAAGTGGATTGCCTGTCAGGAGGCGGAAAAAGCCTCGGCCGATGCGGTCCAGGTTCACGGCGCCTATGGCTATTCCGACGAATATCCGGTGGAAAGGTTCTACCGCAATTCCAAGGGAGCATCGATATATGAAGGGACGCGGGAGATTCATAAGCTGATGCAAGCCGATTACACCCTTGGTTTCCGGGTTGATAAACCGCGCCGCTGTAACCTGCCCTCGTGGCCATTCCCGGAAAACG
- a CDS encoding DUF92 domain-containing protein, with amino-acid sequence GGILSLIIAFFAFRLKALSGSGAVGTVLVGTIVFGFGGILFAVPLIFFFVSSNLLSAIRTARKNSVISILGKSGPRDLKQVLANSAAAAAMVPIYAITGEIFWFFLYLAAVSEAAADTWATELGTLSKHSPISIVTFRKIDPGLSGGVTVLGTLGAMVGAAATVGSGYLTMMLMNQKMNIADMAWPVVMLFGFIGSLSDSFIGGAWQGQYRCSICGKIVERTLHCGRETILHHGYRFIGNDLVNFFGTVSGMLLVGLFLKVLIQF; translated from the coding sequence TCGGCGGCATACTCTCGCTTATTATCGCCTTTTTTGCCTTCAGATTGAAGGCACTTTCCGGAAGCGGCGCCGTAGGAACTGTTCTGGTCGGCACGATTGTCTTTGGATTCGGCGGAATACTTTTCGCCGTTCCCTTAATCTTTTTCTTTGTAAGCTCGAATCTTCTTTCGGCAATAAGAACAGCCCGGAAAAATTCGGTAATCAGTATATTGGGGAAGAGTGGGCCGCGTGACTTGAAACAGGTTCTTGCCAATAGCGCGGCGGCTGCGGCTATGGTTCCCATTTATGCCATTACCGGCGAAATATTCTGGTTTTTTCTTTATCTGGCGGCGGTCTCTGAGGCCGCGGCCGATACTTGGGCAACCGAATTGGGGACGCTCTCAAAGCACAGTCCGATATCAATTGTCACTTTCCGAAAAATCGATCCCGGTCTCTCGGGCGGTGTGACCGTTTTGGGAACTCTGGGGGCAATGGTGGGGGCGGCGGCCACTGTTGGCAGCGGCTATCTGACCATGATGCTGATGAATCAGAAAATGAATATTGCAGATATGGCATGGCCGGTAGTCATGCTTTTCGGTTTTATCGGCTCATTGAGTGATTCTTTCATTGGCGGGGCGTGGCAGGGGCAGTACCGCTGCTCAATCTGCGGGAAGATCGTTGAAAGAACTCTCCATTGCGGGCGGGAGACAATTCTACACCACGGTTATCGTTTTATCGGCAATGATCTGGTCAACTTTTTCGGCACCGTCTCAGGCATGCTGCTGGTCGGGCTGTTCTTGAAGGTTCTCATACAATTTTGA